Proteins from a single region of Gordonia hongkongensis:
- a CDS encoding ABC transporter permease, translating into MGATSSVESKLPPLEARTRPVQQWWALTGRGVSKVFRNGEAVFAFISPMFLAVCFYLPLSSLMDSAPGMNYGQFLMPIILLQSVGFAASSAAMRSAFDGAEGINTRFRVLPMPAVVPMLARTATNASLLAVSLVCGAVACLVIGWRPQGGPIDTIALFALTGLVGILIALLADGIGLVARTPEATSQAMALPTLILGMLSTGFVPLSEFPEWIQPFVRNQPISQLTTSMRALDHGVATWDLLRPSVWWCVGLAAAAVVLLAVGNRRIRT; encoded by the coding sequence ATCGGCGCGACGTCGTCGGTCGAGTCGAAGCTGCCGCCCCTGGAAGCGCGGACGCGTCCGGTCCAGCAGTGGTGGGCGCTCACCGGGCGCGGCGTCTCGAAGGTCTTCCGCAACGGCGAGGCGGTCTTCGCCTTCATCTCACCGATGTTTCTCGCGGTATGTTTTTATCTCCCGTTGAGCAGCCTCATGGACTCGGCCCCGGGCATGAACTACGGCCAGTTCCTGATGCCCATCATCCTGCTGCAATCAGTCGGCTTCGCCGCGTCGTCGGCAGCCATGCGGTCGGCATTCGACGGTGCCGAGGGGATCAACACGCGGTTCCGTGTTCTGCCGATGCCCGCGGTCGTCCCGATGCTGGCTCGTACCGCAACCAACGCATCGCTCCTCGCCGTCTCATTGGTGTGCGGCGCGGTGGCGTGCCTCGTGATCGGCTGGCGACCCCAAGGCGGCCCGATCGACACGATCGCGCTCTTCGCACTCACCGGCCTCGTCGGCATCTTGATAGCGCTTCTTGCAGACGGTATCGGCCTCGTGGCCCGCACGCCCGAGGCGACCAGCCAGGCGATGGCTCTCCCTACGCTCATCCTGGGAATGCTCTCGACGGGCTTTGTGCCGCTGTCGGAGTTCCCCGAGTGGATACAGCCCTTCGTCCGCAATCAGCCGATCTCGCAGCTGACCACATCGATGAGGGCGCTCGACCACGGCGTGGCGACATGGGACCTGCTCCGCCCTTCGGTGTGGTGGTGCGTGGGACTGGCGGCGGCCGCAGTCGTGCTGCTCGCGGTGGGTAATCGGAGGATCCGGACATGA
- a CDS encoding ATP-binding cassette domain-containing protein, translated as MSEATERVAAYEPRHRRSQGGPDDLADPFGLPDPVEEKLRRWRAERDGPVAAETNGQSPPAEESVAERSSKGAGSSASAITRSPAGAVGQWQTPMTERVADPGPAAFEPTAPFGSPTPSTSPEPFTSPTEFGEAQPVQTPRVAPLREPAQPGDRQAPVLAPSSSPPAIVVSNLRKTFKETVAVEDVSFAVPAGSIVAILGPNGAGKTTTVNMLCTLLKPDGGSASVCGHDVQHEAAAVRRSIMLTGQFAALDESLTGRENLILFGRLLGLSKKAARTRADELLDTFSLVDAGAKKVGKYSGGMRRRIDIACGLVTSPKVVFLDEPTTGLDPRSRQEVWSLVETLKRSGVTILLTTQYLEEADTLSDNIVVIDKGRVVAEGTSDELKGSIGAAYCEVTPAHASDLPALRLVLSDLEPKPADSSVDTHVVAVPAPGGPQTLVEVIRRTSEAGIALSDVAMRRPSLDEVFLALTDPRRDRKPTS; from the coding sequence ATGTCCGAGGCCACCGAGCGCGTTGCCGCCTACGAGCCACGGCATCGCCGATCTCAAGGCGGCCCCGACGACCTCGCCGACCCCTTCGGCCTGCCCGATCCGGTCGAGGAGAAGCTACGGCGTTGGCGCGCCGAACGTGACGGCCCCGTAGCCGCGGAAACCAACGGCCAGTCGCCGCCCGCCGAGGAGTCGGTCGCGGAACGCTCGTCCAAAGGCGCGGGGAGCTCAGCCTCCGCGATCACGCGGTCGCCGGCCGGGGCAGTGGGGCAGTGGCAGACGCCCATGACCGAACGGGTCGCAGACCCGGGACCGGCCGCCTTCGAGCCGACGGCTCCGTTCGGATCGCCGACACCCTCCACATCGCCCGAACCCTTTACCTCACCGACCGAGTTCGGTGAGGCCCAGCCCGTCCAGACGCCCCGGGTGGCTCCTCTGCGCGAGCCGGCGCAACCGGGCGACCGGCAGGCGCCGGTGCTGGCTCCCTCGTCATCGCCGCCCGCGATCGTGGTGTCGAATCTGCGCAAGACTTTCAAGGAGACCGTCGCCGTCGAGGACGTCAGCTTCGCCGTTCCCGCCGGGAGTATCGTCGCCATCCTCGGACCCAATGGCGCGGGCAAGACCACGACGGTCAACATGCTGTGTACGCTCCTCAAACCCGACGGCGGGTCGGCGTCGGTGTGCGGGCACGATGTGCAACACGAAGCGGCGGCCGTCCGGCGATCCATCATGCTGACCGGTCAGTTCGCGGCCCTCGACGAGTCGCTCACCGGCCGGGAGAACCTCATACTCTTCGGCCGGTTGCTGGGGCTCTCAAAGAAGGCGGCCCGAACCCGCGCGGACGAGCTGCTGGACACGTTCTCGCTCGTGGATGCCGGTGCGAAGAAGGTCGGTAAGTACTCCGGCGGCATGCGACGCAGGATCGACATCGCATGCGGACTCGTGACGTCGCCGAAGGTCGTGTTCCTCGACGAACCCACCACGGGGCTCGATCCGCGAAGTCGCCAGGAGGTGTGGTCGCTCGTCGAGACCCTGAAGAGGTCAGGTGTGACGATCTTGTTGACCACCCAGTACCTCGAAGAGGCCGACACCCTCTCGGACAACATCGTGGTCATCGACAAAGGACGCGTTGTCGCCGAAGGCACCTCGGACGAGTTGAAAGGGTCAATCGGAGCCGCGTACTGCGAAGTGACACCCGCCCACGCATCCGACCTCCCGGCGCTGCGGTTGGTTTTGTCGGACCTCGAGCCGAAACCCGCCGACTCCTCGGTCGACACCCATGTCGTCGCGGTGCCGGCCCCCGGCGGCCCGCAGACCCTGGTGGAGGTCATCCGACGGACGTCCGAAGCGGGAATCGCGCTGTCGGACGTCGCGATGCGACGACCGTCGCTCGACGAGGTGTTCCTGGCGCTCACCGATCCGCGCCGCGACCGGAAACCGACGTCGTGA
- a CDS encoding amino acid adenylation domain-containing protein produces MAIADYRAGTPGEVDETIQVLPLTAAQRGMWFAESLSSEYSVNIAQYVDIRHAPGGLDIDLFARCCEEVGKLVESPFVRLTEIDGIPMQYVDVDFDQTVDILDFRSEPDPVAAATAWMQAEYRQPVDLLNDQFIIVSILLISDERTFWYNRAHHIIIDGYAALSIMRRTVDRYNALRRGEEPRDKAPATMAGIVEYEEAYQGSTRRETDRAHWLERVADLPERVTLSKVGTTGSLSFDNVVASAALDPDRQRRYEALAGELNSSLAVLMTSAFGAFLARMSNHDDIVLSLPVTGRATAKIKISGGMVSNILPIRLREVASKSVRELIQTAQLELTGALRHQRYRSDDIRRDAGLDQSSVSFGPTINMVFFDEQVAIDGTEMEYRILTSGILEDLLINLYQSSPGAPLVVDLHGNPHLYAPAELDALHQRFLTFLDRFLSEEALDTPVADVGLLVDTDRRLLEALPQPRPRATTPTLVEMFDEVATAHRHRGAVSDAGGTTLSYAELASRSDAMARSLHARGIGAGDLVGVATARDTSLVVVMLAVLKVGAGYLPLDTGNPEERLRYIVDDAAPACLIVSDGDRPGWAGECEVVEAGHLLDEAGTPEVAAVPVPRGPRTPEATAYVIYTSGSTGAPKGVEIVHRNVAMLLDAASADFEFTPEDVWSVFHSYAFDFSVWEIFGPLLTGGRAVIVDRMVARAPAEFLQLLADEQITVASLTPSAFSIVADVRRRTGTSLALRYIVFGGEELRFDEVHNWYEAFGDEIELVNMYGITETTVHVTYRPLDPDLVRDESASLIGRPLNSLGLRVLDNRLRPVPEGAVGEIYVVGGQLARGYRNRHGLTATRFVADLYGTGERMYRSGDLGRRIGTDVQYLGRADTQVQLRGFRVELGEVETALRAVDGVAAAAAVVTDAASVGGAKLVGYAVAENGCELDEAEIREQVRAHVPGYMVPDTVMLIDELPLTANGKLNRQALPAPVFARDERVAYVAPSTPREREVVAIVEELLDIEPIGLQDNIFALGADSLTAARLASRLRTVVGLDIKLANVFESQSLGDIIRVATPVTDDAAARRPELVPQPRPDRIPLAFSQRRLWFINRLDPTSPAYNIPGAVRLGADVDAAALAAAIDDVIARHEPLRTTFPDEDGETYQFIHSAQAAAAARLFDVVDVAPADTERRLADFAVTGFDLNYEYPVRARLFRAVATDGTLDHVLIVVMHHIVGDGASLGPLITDVLTAYAARLAHEQPAWRPLPVQYADYALWQREVLGEAADQTSLMSAQLDFWRTELAGMPELISLPTDRARPIRPSGAGGYVDTLLDADTVARLHAVAAQHGVTVFAIFHAALAVVLSRLSGSDDVAIGTAIAGRDEPELADLIGMFVNTLVLRTRVHPDTDLNSLLSEANHTRAQALSNADVPFEQVVDAVGARRSTAHSPLFQVELVMQHDQVERLFEDEAGISLIDARAPFAKYDLSLSVVEYADTGDHAGQISVAFGYARDLFDESTVERFARYLHDVLGTIAESLEADDAGRALRVDDLFAFPEAEVDTVRGWSQGARREPTAPDLAAALLTGYRQDSEAVALVFADREVTYGEFASRATALARQLIDDGVGPDVAVAVCIPRSVELLVAVHAIVLAGGQYVPLDTEAPVDRADYMLETAGTRRVLVGPGRRPAVVDDLADRVTVTVVDAAAAVDSDAAPFASTERRGPLGPENAAYTIFTSGSTGRPKGVVVSHRAIVNRLDWMQEYYTLTQRDVVLQKTPVTFDVSVWELFWPFISGSRLVVAVPGGHGDPSYLVDIIQGEDVTTLHFVPSMLSTFLDVVGADRLAELSSLRQVFTSGEALTASTAGGLRTALPAVGLHNLYGPTEAAVDVTEHNVRGSETVVPIGRPVPNTTIHILDHRLRPLPVGVPGEIYLGGVQLARGYVSQGRLSAERFVADPYGPPGSRLYRTGDLGKWSSAGEIEYLGRNDFQVKLRGQRLELGEIESALMSVPGIVHTAVTVADLAAGQSLVAYYSPDSVTPAEAQSHLTGTVPEFMVPTIWMPLPTMPLNSAGKVDRKALPAPVIETAEFVPASTETERIIARVFADVLGVDGISVAESFFDLGGNSLSATKVAARLSADLEVDIPVAAVFDAPSVQAMATFASDHGTPSRRPRLAARTHGDRAPLSAVQRGMWLINRADPASPAYNVAMALRLSGQLDTDAIGGAIEDLIDRHESMRTRYPLVDGEPIQLVLDRDAALELLERSVVDVDGDPVPVIAEFTGRGFDVTIAPPLRMMLLRLTETEHILVFVVHHITADGASMLPLATDVMTAYSARVAGRRPEWQPLAVQYLDYTLWQQESLAVPGPDGTTEADRQLAYWADRLHNAPARLELPTDRPRPRTPSFVGEEVRFDIDGGLVHKLEAVARQHNATLFMVMQTALVVLLSRLTTQRDIVIGTPFAGRGQPELDGVVGMFVNTLALRSRLQDEEKFAELLQRVRDEDLADMANAEIPFDTIVSSVLSSPPTSYNPIYQVMFAYQNFTIPSLDMDSMTIAPVSEQLTPAKVDLQLTLFPNDFGAPAAKDADSMTGQLIYAADIFTKNTVESYAQRYLRVLEEVSENPQVLVGDIDIVTAAEQAAAGDIADAERAVSLPDLVARATAAQPDAVAAAHQDAQVTFMVLSSISDAMAAALPDPDSALTTALMSLLPGLAVSGPDALGDVLEELRTNALRVLDGAP; encoded by the coding sequence GTGGCAATCGCCGATTACCGTGCCGGTACGCCGGGTGAGGTGGACGAGACCATTCAGGTTCTTCCGCTCACCGCGGCGCAGCGCGGCATGTGGTTCGCCGAGTCGCTGTCGTCCGAGTACTCGGTCAACATCGCTCAGTACGTGGACATCCGCCACGCGCCGGGTGGACTGGACATCGACCTCTTCGCGCGGTGCTGTGAGGAGGTCGGCAAACTCGTTGAGTCGCCGTTCGTCCGTCTGACCGAGATCGACGGCATCCCGATGCAGTACGTCGATGTCGACTTCGATCAGACCGTCGACATCCTGGACTTCCGGTCCGAGCCGGACCCGGTTGCGGCCGCGACGGCGTGGATGCAGGCCGAGTACCGGCAACCCGTCGATCTCCTCAACGACCAGTTCATCATCGTCTCGATCCTGCTGATCTCCGACGAGCGCACGTTCTGGTACAACCGTGCCCACCACATCATCATCGACGGCTATGCCGCGTTGTCGATAATGCGTCGGACCGTCGACCGCTACAACGCGCTCCGGCGGGGCGAGGAGCCGCGCGACAAGGCGCCGGCCACGATGGCCGGGATCGTCGAGTACGAAGAGGCCTACCAGGGCAGCACCCGGCGCGAAACCGACCGCGCGCACTGGCTCGAGCGCGTCGCGGACCTGCCGGAGCGGGTGACGCTGTCCAAGGTCGGCACCACCGGTTCGCTGTCATTCGACAATGTCGTGGCCAGTGCAGCTCTCGACCCGGACCGGCAACGCCGGTACGAGGCCCTCGCCGGTGAGCTGAACAGTTCGCTGGCCGTCCTGATGACCTCGGCGTTCGGCGCGTTCCTGGCGCGCATGAGCAACCACGACGACATCGTCCTCAGCCTCCCGGTCACCGGCCGGGCCACCGCCAAGATCAAGATCTCCGGCGGCATGGTGTCCAACATCCTGCCGATCCGGTTGCGTGAGGTGGCCTCGAAGTCGGTGCGGGAGCTGATCCAGACCGCGCAGCTCGAACTGACCGGCGCACTGCGGCACCAGCGCTACCGCTCCGACGACATCCGCCGCGACGCCGGTCTCGATCAGAGTTCGGTCTCGTTCGGACCCACCATCAACATGGTGTTCTTCGACGAGCAGGTCGCCATCGACGGCACCGAGATGGAGTACCGGATCCTGACCTCGGGCATCCTCGAGGATCTGCTGATCAACCTGTACCAGTCGAGCCCCGGCGCACCGCTCGTCGTGGACCTGCACGGCAACCCACATCTGTACGCACCGGCCGAACTCGACGCTCTGCACCAGCGATTCCTGACCTTCCTGGACCGGTTCCTGTCGGAGGAGGCACTCGACACCCCCGTCGCCGACGTCGGCCTGCTCGTGGACACCGATCGCCGTCTGCTCGAGGCACTTCCACAGCCACGACCGCGGGCGACCACGCCGACCCTCGTCGAGATGTTCGACGAGGTCGCGACCGCTCATCGTCACCGGGGCGCGGTCTCCGACGCCGGCGGCACGACCCTCAGTTACGCCGAACTCGCGAGCCGCTCGGACGCGATGGCGCGATCGTTGCACGCTCGCGGTATCGGAGCAGGCGACCTGGTCGGCGTCGCGACGGCGCGCGACACGAGTCTCGTCGTCGTGATGCTGGCCGTTCTGAAGGTGGGAGCGGGATACCTGCCACTCGACACCGGCAATCCGGAAGAGCGTCTGCGCTACATCGTCGACGACGCCGCGCCGGCGTGCCTGATCGTCTCCGACGGCGATCGGCCCGGGTGGGCGGGGGAGTGCGAGGTCGTCGAGGCCGGACATCTCCTCGACGAGGCGGGGACTCCGGAAGTCGCCGCGGTCCCGGTACCGCGCGGCCCGCGGACCCCGGAGGCGACGGCCTACGTCATCTACACCTCCGGATCGACGGGGGCGCCCAAGGGTGTCGAGATCGTTCATCGGAACGTCGCCATGCTGCTCGACGCGGCGTCCGCCGACTTCGAGTTCACGCCCGAGGACGTGTGGTCGGTCTTCCACTCCTATGCCTTCGACTTCTCCGTGTGGGAGATCTTCGGCCCGCTGCTCACCGGCGGTCGTGCCGTGATCGTGGACCGAATGGTCGCCCGCGCGCCCGCCGAGTTCCTGCAGTTGCTCGCCGACGAGCAGATCACCGTGGCGTCCCTGACGCCTTCGGCGTTCAGCATCGTGGCCGACGTCCGGCGCCGGACGGGAACGTCGTTGGCGTTGCGCTACATCGTCTTCGGTGGCGAGGAGCTGCGCTTCGACGAGGTGCACAACTGGTACGAGGCGTTCGGTGACGAGATCGAACTCGTCAACATGTACGGCATCACCGAGACGACGGTCCACGTGACCTACCGTCCGCTCGATCCCGATCTGGTGCGCGATGAGAGTGCGAGCCTCATCGGCCGTCCGTTGAACTCGCTCGGCCTGCGGGTCCTCGACAACCGCCTGCGTCCGGTGCCCGAGGGTGCGGTCGGCGAGATCTACGTCGTCGGCGGACAACTCGCGCGCGGGTACCGCAACCGCCACGGCCTCACGGCGACCCGATTCGTCGCCGACCTGTACGGCACCGGCGAGCGGATGTACCGGTCCGGCGATCTCGGCCGGCGGATCGGTACCGATGTCCAGTATCTGGGGCGCGCCGACACCCAGGTGCAGTTGCGGGGATTCCGTGTGGAACTGGGCGAGGTCGAGACGGCGCTGCGTGCCGTCGACGGCGTCGCCGCGGCCGCTGCGGTCGTCACCGACGCGGCATCGGTCGGCGGGGCGAAACTGGTGGGCTACGCGGTCGCCGAAAACGGTTGCGAGCTCGACGAAGCCGAAATCCGCGAGCAGGTCCGCGCCCATGTGCCCGGATACATGGTGCCCGACACCGTCATGCTGATCGACGAGCTGCCCCTCACCGCGAACGGCAAGCTGAACCGGCAGGCGCTGCCCGCGCCGGTGTTCGCGCGTGACGAACGGGTCGCCTACGTCGCGCCGTCGACTCCGCGGGAACGCGAAGTGGTCGCCATCGTCGAAGAGTTGCTCGACATCGAGCCGATCGGGCTGCAGGACAACATCTTCGCCCTCGGCGCGGACTCGCTCACCGCTGCCCGGCTGGCGTCGCGCCTGCGTACCGTCGTCGGGCTCGACATCAAGCTGGCCAACGTCTTCGAGAGTCAGAGCCTCGGCGACATCATCCGGGTCGCGACACCGGTGACCGACGACGCCGCCGCGCGCCGGCCGGAGCTGGTGCCGCAGCCGCGCCCGGACCGGATTCCGTTGGCCTTCAGCCAACGTCGTCTCTGGTTCATCAACCGGCTGGACCCGACCTCGCCGGCCTACAACATCCCGGGGGCGGTGCGGCTCGGCGCCGACGTCGACGCCGCCGCGCTCGCCGCGGCGATCGATGATGTCATCGCACGACACGAGCCGTTGCGGACGACGTTCCCCGACGAGGACGGGGAGACCTACCAGTTCATCCATTCGGCGCAGGCGGCGGCCGCGGCCCGGCTGTTCGACGTGGTCGACGTGGCACCCGCGGACACCGAGCGCAGGCTCGCCGACTTCGCCGTGACCGGGTTCGACCTGAATTACGAATATCCGGTCCGCGCACGACTTTTCCGCGCCGTGGCCACCGACGGAACGCTCGATCACGTCCTGATCGTCGTCATGCACCACATCGTCGGCGACGGCGCTTCCCTCGGGCCGCTGATCACCGACGTGCTGACGGCCTACGCCGCGCGACTCGCCCACGAGCAGCCGGCATGGCGCCCGCTGCCGGTGCAGTACGCCGACTACGCGCTGTGGCAGCGCGAGGTTCTGGGGGAGGCCGCCGACCAGACCTCGCTCATGTCGGCGCAGCTCGACTTCTGGCGCACCGAACTGGCGGGGATGCCCGAACTCATCTCGTTGCCCACCGATCGCGCGCGACCCATCCGGCCGTCCGGTGCGGGCGGTTACGTCGACACCCTCCTCGACGCCGACACCGTCGCCCGGCTGCACGCGGTGGCCGCGCAGCACGGTGTGACCGTCTTCGCGATCTTCCACGCCGCGCTCGCCGTGGTGTTGTCGCGTCTCAGCGGCAGCGACGATGTCGCCATCGGCACCGCCATCGCCGGCCGGGACGAGCCGGAGCTCGCCGACCTGATCGGCATGTTCGTCAACACCCTCGTGCTCCGCACGCGGGTGCATCCCGACACCGACCTCAACAGTCTGCTGAGCGAGGCCAATCACACTCGCGCGCAAGCACTCAGCAACGCCGATGTGCCCTTCGAGCAGGTCGTGGACGCGGTGGGTGCGCGCCGTTCCACCGCACATTCGCCGCTGTTCCAGGTCGAGCTGGTGATGCAGCACGATCAGGTCGAGCGGCTCTTCGAGGACGAGGCCGGCATCAGCCTCATCGACGCGCGGGCACCGTTCGCGAAGTACGACCTCTCACTCAGTGTCGTCGAGTACGCCGACACCGGCGACCACGCCGGGCAGATCTCGGTGGCCTTCGGATATGCGCGTGATCTCTTCGACGAGTCCACCGTCGAACGGTTCGCGCGCTACCTCCACGACGTACTCGGCACGATCGCGGAGTCGCTCGAGGCGGACGACGCCGGCCGGGCGCTGCGCGTCGACGACCTGTTCGCGTTCCCCGAGGCCGAGGTGGACACGGTTCGGGGCTGGTCGCAGGGCGCCCGTCGCGAGCCGACCGCGCCCGATCTCGCGGCCGCGCTGCTGACCGGGTACCGCCAGGACTCCGAGGCAGTCGCACTGGTCTTCGCCGACCGCGAGGTCACCTACGGCGAGTTCGCCTCTCGTGCAACGGCGCTCGCACGACAGCTGATCGACGACGGTGTCGGTCCCGATGTCGCGGTGGCGGTGTGCATCCCGCGGTCGGTGGAGCTGCTGGTCGCGGTGCACGCGATCGTCCTCGCCGGCGGGCAGTACGTGCCGCTCGACACCGAGGCGCCGGTCGATCGCGCCGACTACATGCTCGAGACCGCCGGTACCCGGCGCGTACTCGTCGGACCGGGGCGTCGCCCCGCGGTGGTCGACGACCTCGCCGATCGCGTCACGGTCACCGTGGTCGACGCCGCGGCCGCGGTCGACTCGGACGCCGCGCCGTTCGCCTCGACCGAGCGTCGCGGGCCGCTCGGTCCCGAGAATGCCGCGTACACGATCTTCACCTCCGGCTCCACCGGACGACCCAAGGGCGTCGTGGTGTCGCATCGCGCGATCGTCAACCGCCTCGATTGGATGCAGGAGTACTACACGCTCACCCAGCGTGACGTCGTACTGCAGAAGACGCCGGTGACCTTCGACGTGTCGGTGTGGGAACTGTTCTGGCCGTTCATCTCCGGGTCGCGCCTGGTGGTCGCGGTGCCCGGTGGCCACGGCGACCCGTCCTACCTCGTCGACATCATCCAGGGCGAGGACGTGACGACGCTGCACTTCGTGCCGTCGATGCTGTCCACGTTCCTCGACGTCGTCGGTGCGGACCGTCTGGCCGAACTGAGCTCACTGCGCCAGGTGTTCACCTCGGGGGAGGCCCTGACCGCCTCGACCGCGGGTGGGCTGCGCACCGCCTTGCCCGCGGTCGGGTTGCACAACCTGTACGGACCGACCGAGGCGGCCGTCGACGTCACCGAGCACAACGTCCGCGGTTCGGAGACCGTCGTCCCGATCGGGCGGCCGGTACCGAACACGACGATCCACATCCTCGACCACCGGCTGCGGCCACTTCCGGTCGGTGTGCCCGGCGAGATCTACCTCGGTGGTGTCCAGCTCGCCCGCGGGTACGTGTCGCAGGGCCGGCTGAGCGCGGAGCGCTTCGTCGCCGACCCGTACGGCCCGCCCGGATCGCGTCTGTACCGGACCGGCGACCTCGGCAAGTGGAGCTCGGCAGGGGAGATCGAATACCTGGGCCGCAACGACTTCCAGGTGAAGTTGCGCGGTCAGCGGTTGGAGCTCGGTGAGATCGAGTCGGCGCTGATGTCGGTGCCGGGCATCGTCCACACGGCGGTCACCGTCGCCGACCTCGCGGCCGGACAGAGTCTCGTGGCCTACTACTCGCCCGACTCCGTCACCCCGGCCGAGGCGCAGTCGCATCTGACCGGAACCGTACCGGAGTTCATGGTGCCGACGATCTGGATGCCGCTGCCGACCATGCCGCTCAACTCGGCGGGCAAGGTCGATCGCAAGGCGCTGCCCGCACCGGTGATCGAGACCGCCGAGTTCGTGCCGGCGAGCACGGAGACCGAACGAATCATCGCGCGGGTCTTCGCCGATGTCCTGGGCGTGGACGGGATCAGCGTGGCCGAGTCGTTCTTCGACCTCGGCGGCAATTCGCTGAGCGCGACCAAGGTGGCCGCCCGGTTGTCCGCCGACCTGGAGGTCGACATCCCGGTCGCCGCGGTGTTCGACGCGCCGTCGGTGCAGGCCATGGCAACCTTCGCCAGCGACCACGGAACCCCTTCGCGCCGTCCGCGTCTGGCGGCACGCACGCACGGCGACCGCGCGCCGCTGTCGGCGGTGCAGCGCGGGATGTGGCTGATCAACCGCGCCGATCCGGCGTCGCCCGCCTACAACGTCGCGATGGCGCTGCGCCTGTCGGGGCAGTTGGACACCGACGCGATCGGCGGCGCCATCGAGGACCTCATCGACCGCCACGAGTCGATGCGGACGCGTTATCCGCTGGTCGACGGCGAGCCGATCCAGCTCGTGCTCGACCGGGACGCGGCACTCGAGTTGCTCGAGCGCAGCGTCGTCGACGTCGACGGCGACCCCGTGCCGGTGATCGCGGAGTTCACCGGCCGTGGCTTCGATGTCACGATCGCCCCGCCGCTGCGGATGATGTTGTTGCGGCTCACCGAGACCGAGCACATCCTGGTCTTCGTCGTGCATCACATCACCGCGGACGGCGCCTCGATGCTCCCTCTGGCCACCGACGTCATGACCGCGTACTCGGCGAGGGTGGCCGGTCGCCGGCCGGAGTGGCAACCGCTCGCGGTTCAGTACCTGGACTACACGCTGTGGCAGCAGGAGTCCCTCGCCGTTCCCGGGCCCGACGGCACGACCGAGGCGGACCGACAGCTCGCCTATTGGGCCGATCGGCTCCACAACGCGCCGGCCCGGCTGGAGTTGCCGACCGACCGTCCCCGCCCGCGGACGCCGTCCTTCGTCGGCGAGGAGGTGCGGTTCGACATCGACGGCGGCCTGGTGCACAAGCTCGAGGCGGTCGCGCGCCAGCACAACGCGACACTGTTCATGGTGATGCAGACCGCTCTGGTGGTGCTCCTGAGTCGGCTGACCACCCAGCGCGACATCGTGATCGGCACGCCTTTCGCCGGGCGGGGTCAGCCCGAACTCGACGGCGTGGTCGGCATGTTCGTCAACACCCTGGCCCTGCGGTCGCGGCTCCAAGACGAGGAGAAGTTCGCCGAGCTCCTACAGCGGGTCCGCGACGAGGACCTGGCGGACATGGCGAACGCCGAGATCCCGTTCGATACGATCGTGTCATCTGTTCTCTCCTCTCCGCCCACCAGTTACAACCCCATCTATCAGGTGATGTTCGCCTACCAGAACTTCACCATCCCCTCGCTCGACATGGACTCGATGACGATCGCACCGGTATCCGAGCAGTTGACCCCAGCCAAGGTGGATCTCCAGCTCACGTTGTTCCCGAACGACTTCGGTGCACCGGCAGCAAAGGACGCTGATTCAATGACGGGCCAGTTGATCTACGCCGCCGACATCTTCACCAAAAACACGGTCGAGAGCTATGCGCAGCGGTACCTGCGAGTACTCGAGGAGGTGTCGGAGAACCCGCAGGTGCTGGTGGGCGACATCGACATCGTCACCGCGGCCGAACAGGCGGCGGCCGGTGACATCGCCGACGCCGAACGCGCCGTCTCGCTCCCCGATCTGGTCGCCCGTGCCACGGCCGCACAGCCGGATGCGGTGGCGGCCGCACATCAGGATGCGCAGGTAACGTTCATGGTGCTGTCGTCGATCAGTGATGCGATGGCTGCCGCACTCCCTGACCCGGACTCTGCCCTCACCACCGCGCTGATGAGCTTGTTGCCCGGCCTCGCGGTGTCGGGGCCCGACGCACTCGGTGACGTACTGGAAGAGCTCCGCACCAACGCACTCCGGGTTCTGGATGGCGCGCCGTGA